In the Agromyces flavus genome, CGTGGTTCGGCTGGCGGTAGGCGAGCTGGTGGATGAGCGACGGATATCCGTGGAACGCGAACACGACGGGCGCGGCATCCGTGAACACCGCCGAGAACTCGGCGGCAGCGAGCCCGTGCGGGTGTTCGTCGAGCGCACGCAGCCGCATGAGGTCGACGACGTTGACGAACCGGAGGCGCAGGTCGGGCACCGCCTCGCGGAGCAGCTGCACGGCCGCGAGCGCCTCGAGCGTGGGCACGTCGCCGGCGGCCGCCACGACGGCATCGGGCTCACTGCCGTCGACCTCGGTGCCCGCCCAGTCCCACACGCCGAGGCCTCGCTCGCCGTGCGCGATCGCCGCCTCGTACGACAGGTAGGTCGGCTCAGGCTGCTTGCCCGCCACGATCACGTTGACGTGGTCGCGCGAGGCGAGGCAGTGCTCGGCGGTCACGAGCAGCGTGTTCGCGTCGGGCGGCAGGTAGACGCGCACCACGCCCGGCCCCTTGTTCACCACGAGGTTGAGGAAGCCGGGGTCCTGATGCGAGAAGCCGTTGTGGTCCTGCCTCCACACGTGCGAGCTCAGCAGGTAGTTCAGGGAGGCGACCGACCGCCGCCACGGCACCTCGTCGGCGACCTCGAGCCACTTCGCGTGCTGGTTGAACATCGAGTCGACGATGTGGATGAAGGCCTCGTAGGACGCGAGCAGTCCGTGGCGGCCCGTGAGCACGTACCCCTCGAGGAGCCCCTGCAGCAGGTTCTCGCTGAGCACCTCGATCACGCGCCCGCTGCGGGCGAGGTGGGCGTCGACCGGCAGCCGTCCCGCCATCCACTGCTTCGACGTCACCTCGAACACGGCGTCGAGGCGGTTCGACGCGGTCTCGTCGGGTCCGAACAACCGGAAGTCGTGGGGGTTGTCGCGGATCACCTCTGCGAGCCATCCGCCGAGTCGCCGCGTCGACTCGGCGGTGGTGCCGGGCGTGACGCGGTGCGCCGCGGCATCCGGCAGTAGCAGGTCGCGGAGCAGCTCGCCGCCGTTCGCCGCCGGCGTCGCGCTCATGCGGGCCTCGCCGCGTGGCCGGATCAGGTCGAGCTCGGGCATGGGAGCGCCCGCCTCGGTGAACAGCTCCTCGGGCCGGTACGAACGCAGCCACTCCTCGAGCGCGCGGAGGTGCGCCGGATCGTCACGGACGCCGGCGAGCGGCACCTGGTGCGAGCGCCACGTGCCCTCGACCGGCTCGCCGTCCACTTCGCGCGGCCCGGTCCACCCCTTGGGCGTCCGCAGCACGATCATGGGCCAGGCCGGTTGCGCGGCATCGGGATCGCCGGCATGTTCGGCCCGGATCCCCTCGATGCGGTCCAGCGCGTCGTCGAGCGCGCTCGCGAACGCCTCGTGCACCGTCATCGGATCGACCCCGACGTCGCCGCCGACGATCACCGGCGCGTAGC is a window encoding:
- a CDS encoding phosphoketolase family protein, with product MPELVAVDRWWRAANYLSAGQIYLRDNALLRHPLAPEHIKPRLLGHWGTSPALNLVWAHLNRVICERALQALYIAGPGHGGPAMLANAWLEGGYSERYPRVSLDERGVTELFRQFSTPGGVPSHAAPQTPGSIHEGGELGYSLAHAFGAALDAPGRLVACVVGDGEAETGTLAASWHLNAFLNPATDGTVLPILNLNGWKIANPTVLARLPESQLVELFRGYGYAPVIVGGDVGVDPMTVHEAFASALDDALDRIEGIRAEHAGDPDAAQPAWPMIVLRTPKGWTGPREVDGEPVEGTWRSHQVPLAGVRDDPAHLRALEEWLRSYRPEELFTEAGAPMPELDLIRPRGEARMSATPAANGGELLRDLLLPDAAAHRVTPGTTAESTRRLGGWLAEVIRDNPHDFRLFGPDETASNRLDAVFEVTSKQWMAGRLPVDAHLARSGRVIEVLSENLLQGLLEGYVLTGRHGLLASYEAFIHIVDSMFNQHAKWLEVADEVPWRRSVASLNYLLSSHVWRQDHNGFSHQDPGFLNLVVNKGPGVVRVYLPPDANTLLVTAEHCLASRDHVNVIVAGKQPEPTYLSYEAAIAHGERGLGVWDWAGTEVDGSEPDAVVAAAGDVPTLEALAAVQLLREAVPDLRLRFVNVVDLMRLRALDEHPHGLAAAEFSAVFTDAAPVVFAFHGYPSLIHQLAYRQPNHGGFHVHGFAERGTTTTPFDMLRMNGLDRYTLALAVLRHVPGAELRHPHAVAHLAATRERMRVHAHEFGDDSPEVTSTAWLDRLIAAARD